GGCCTTCTCCGTGTACCCTTGAGCGGCGTATGCCTTGGCCTAACAAACGTAAGGTGAAACTATTGCTTGTCAGTATTAGCACCTACTTTCCGATACTTCGCCTTGGAGTTGTTTTCGTTCTGTTGATGTGTTAGATGATAGTAATTTGAGAGTGTATGTGCGTGCCTTCTTCAACGCCTTGTCTGCTAATTCAATCACCCGCTTATAATTTCCTCCCTTGAGATGGCATGCTACCGCAGAACCAGATTAATACAAATACTATCTGGTAGGTACGCAGGCTTACCTGCCATGTTTGTCTAAACAAAGTGAGTGCCTTCAGTGGTTAATGTATTAAGGGTCAACGCTACGTACCCAAATCTTCTCGAGCAACTCATCCGCCTATAATATATGTGCAATCAAGTCATGGGCAAACAGTCTGGCTGGGCATCTTACCTCTGTCTTCGCTTGTGGGGAACCTGGTTTGTTTCTGGGTCTGGAACTCCGCCCCCAGTGAGTGCCCTTTGTTTATGGTCAGCATATTATAGCGGACAGTGTGTAGTGGCCTCACGGAAGCAACGATTTATCTAAGCCATTCAAATATAACCCTGCCTTTATAGCTCGTCAAGAACAGTTCGAACGGATTCATCACCTATTACCTCGTGATAGGCCCTCAGTGCTGAAATTCCATTAGTGGCAACACGAAGGATATGAATTGATATGCAAACCCACCACCCTTATAGTCTCCACTTCGAAAGCACTCATCTCCCGTCgctttcttttcctttccgACTGCTAGTTTCTGTTCAATGTCCATATTGCCTGTGGCGGGTATGTGCTAGGGACTTGGGTCAATGCACTGCTTTTATGCAAAAGATGAGCGCTCAACTAAAAGGAGTGATCGAGTGCACCGATTCGGACTGATTATTAGTCAGCAATTTATCCGCTGATAGTTGCGCGCTTCTGACGTCACGGGGGCCAGAGCTGAGCTTGAACTGGCAAAAGAAATGGAGAGAGGAGCCAACTTTTATTCTCCTACTTCCCCCATGATTTCTGCCTCTCGACCACCACCAAGACCGCCCTCTTGTGAGTAACCCTTATCATCTAAACTACTTTATTTGTGGCACCGCGACGTAGCCCCGCCCTCTTTTGTATTCTGACGTTTTTACATAACCAAATGTACCTGGACCGTCACTAATAAACAAACTTATAGCCATCGCGAACACCTCCTATTACTCTTTGGACTCTTCAACACCGGTTCCCAGCGAGTTTCCGACGCCAACACAAAGCCCCAACTTACTGCCTATTGACGTCTCGCATCACATAGTCGACCTATCCGAACATACCATCACGCATCTCGACATGGC
The nucleotide sequence above comes from Rhizoctonia solani chromosome 3, complete sequence. Encoded proteins:
- a CDS encoding TPR-2 domain-containing protein → MDIEQKLAVGKEKKATGDECFRSGDYKGALRAYHEAGLYLNGLDKSLLPALTGGGVPDPETNQVPHKRRQRRMSCSRRFGQTWQNENNSKAKYRKAKAYAAQGYTEKAIDILEELLKQDPNDVLMKKDLEDIKIKQAATEKKGLAKFKGMYNRPSKEEKSGDDGEKVEEVKSPGVAASS